In Candidatus Contubernalis alkalaceticus, the following proteins share a genomic window:
- a CDS encoding Fur family transcriptional regulator has product MYNSDKKLREKRIKVTPQRAAILEVLNNTKEHPGVEEIYKRVKKQFPSISLATVYKTVELFVRSNLIQELCLTGDVSRYDANIEPHPHVTCMKCGRVDDIYGLSLECLIEPAEKATGYKLLKEETMYFGFCLTCKKQVCQGDGSSDIHSQGDVSSDKY; this is encoded by the coding sequence GTGTATAATTCTGATAAAAAGTTGAGAGAAAAAAGGATTAAGGTAACTCCCCAAAGGGCAGCTATTTTAGAGGTGTTAAATAATACCAAAGAGCATCCCGGGGTAGAGGAAATTTACAAAAGGGTAAAAAAACAGTTTCCTTCTATCAGTTTAGCCACGGTATATAAAACAGTAGAGCTATTTGTACGTTCCAATCTTATACAGGAGTTGTGCTTAACAGGGGACGTGTCCCGTTATGATGCTAATATAGAACCACACCCCCATGTGACCTGTATGAAATGTGGAAGAGTAGATGATATTTATGGTTTAAGTCTGGAATGCTTGATAGAACCTGCTGAGAAAGCTACAGGTTATAAACTACTAAAAGAAGAAACCATGTATTTCGGTTTCTGCCTTACTTGTAAAAAACAGGTGTGCCAGGGGGACGGTTCTTCTGACATACATTCCCAGGGAGACGTTTCTTCTGACAAATATTAA